In one Cellulosilyticum sp. I15G10I2 genomic region, the following are encoded:
- a CDS encoding ParA family protein: MASATHVLCFVNNKGGSGKSTTCANIGYSLASLGYKILLIDGDMQLNLSLNYFDEDFILEAAKSHKNLYYAVKEQKDLSDYITPTRYPSIDMILSSTLMSSIEYELFTKWQREYILKNSLKTIVDSKKYDYILIDSPPTLGGWVMNILCASHYMITPVEASPWGLFGLANLFDFLNDIKYVIPELKMLGICITKADTRKSYLKQTITALEELQNTHVFETYIKVDSAIEWSQENGKPVMDYKKSSRSANEYLSLAKEVDARVNQ; encoded by the coding sequence ATGGCATCTGCTACGCATGTTTTATGCTTTGTTAACAATAAAGGAGGGAGTGGCAAGTCCACAACCTGTGCAAATATAGGTTATTCTCTAGCCTCTCTTGGTTATAAGATACTGCTCATTGATGGTGATATGCAGCTTAACCTTTCACTTAATTATTTTGATGAGGATTTTATACTAGAAGCAGCAAAGAGTCATAAAAACCTGTACTATGCTGTTAAAGAACAAAAGGATCTCTCTGATTATATTACCCCTACCAGGTATCCGAGTATAGATATGATTCTCTCTTCTACTTTGATGAGTTCTATAGAATATGAACTTTTCACTAAATGGCAGAGAGAATATATTCTGAAAAACAGTTTGAAAACTATTGTGGATTCAAAGAAATATGACTATATTTTAATTGATTCTCCGCCTACCTTAGGGGGCTGGGTAATGAATATCCTTTGTGCATCCCACTATATGATTACCCCCGTTGAAGCGAGTCCTTGGGGACTTTTTGGTCTTGCTAATTTATTTGATTTTCTAAATGATATTAAGTATGTAATCCCAGAGCTTAAAATGCTTGGCATCTGCATTACTAAAGCAGATACACGCAAAAGCTATCTTAAACAGACGATCACAGCCCTTGAAGAACTTCAAAATACCCATGTCTTTGAAACTTACATAAAAGTAGACAGCGCCATAGAATGGTCTCAAGAAAATGGCAAACCCGTTATGGATTACAAAAAATCCAGCCGCAGTGCTAATGAATACCTAAGCCTCGCAAAGGAGGTCGATGCCCGTGTCAATCAGTAA